In Prevotella sp. oral taxon 475, one DNA window encodes the following:
- a CDS encoding DUF6261 family protein: protein MENIKKIMSTGSTHYPLGLHADLQMRLYALVKDVDPKKILLKEEDIKTWKADVNMESDVARIVRISELTESLNKKNKTRNQLITELFGLIRLAAKSPVSTRSVEGKRLKLIVDTYKGLQHESAAEKTAHIIGLLHDLEQEPARTATIALQLVPIISMLSSMNEEFNEVRMGRADERVDLSKIPSGKFIRKKNDATSRAIFHFIELGHSSANAADKVILSELIDKINQAIRETKTTFRGSKAQSGNLRPIPGGKGGNLPDDWAEEEDEKGKS, encoded by the coding sequence ATGGAAAATATCAAGAAAATCATGAGTACAGGGAGTACGCACTATCCCTTAGGTTTGCATGCCGATTTGCAAATGCGACTGTATGCATTAGTAAAAGATGTCGACCCCAAGAAGATTCTTCTGAAAGAAGAGGACATCAAGACTTGGAAAGCCGATGTGAACATGGAAAGCGATGTGGCACGGATTGTACGCATCAGCGAGTTAACGGAATCGCTAAACAAAAAGAACAAAACTCGTAATCAGTTGATTACGGAGTTATTCGGTTTGATTCGTTTAGCTGCGAAATCACCAGTGAGTACGCGTTCTGTAGAAGGCAAGCGGCTGAAACTGATTGTAGATACTTATAAAGGTTTACAACACGAGTCGGCGGCAGAGAAAACAGCGCATATCATTGGTTTGCTTCACGATTTGGAACAGGAACCGGCCAGGACAGCTACTATTGCTCTGCAACTTGTTCCGATTATCTCAATGCTTTCATCAATGAATGAGGAGTTTAATGAGGTGCGTATGGGACGTGCCGATGAGCGAGTAGATTTATCAAAGATTCCTTCGGGAAAATTTATTCGTAAGAAGAACGATGCTACCTCGAGAGCGATTTTTCATTTCATCGAGTTGGGACATTCTTCTGCTAACGCAGCCGACAAAGTAATTTTAAGCGAATTGATCGATAAAATTAATCAAGCTATTCGCGAAACGAAGACAACTTTTCGAGGAAGCAAGGCGCAATCGGGTAATTTGCGACCTATTCCCGGCGGGAAAGGCGGTAATCTGCCCGACGACTGGGCCGAAGAAGAAGACGAAAAAGGGAAGTCGTAA
- a CDS encoding exodeoxyribonuclease V subunit beta, which produces MHTSLTIYKASAGSGKTFTLAVNYMKILIQNPLSFRSILAVTFTNKATEEMKLRILSQLYGLSKKLPTSQPYLDKITTELHLSADIVSHRAEQVLTHLLHNYNYFRVETIDTFFQSILRNLSRELDLTANLRVGLNDLQVEQQAVDELIEGLTLQSKELTWVMSYIRQNISDDKNWNVIGQIKHFGENIFRDVYKENWQTINALISDDQAFDRYVHTIRGIKTEAQAQLSALAAGFEQILTENHLAISDFSYKESGVCSYFLKLKKGIYSEIELLKTRVLDAMERPEAWVSKKDQNEDAPLLMLVREVLFPYLQSAEKTRRRQARLYQSAVLTLCHLDQLRLLGKVEAKVRELNETANRFLLSDTQMLLHALVQDSDTPFIFEKIGTQLEHIMIDEFQDTSTVQWKNFKVLLRECLSRSHSKSLIVGDVKQSIYRWRSGDWQLLNNIETQFRNAPFSFSVEQITTNYRSQRHIVAFNNAFFKTAAAIEHRQLADEDADGALQLQTAYEDVEQSLPPGRPEQGRVEIRLFSTDKTRKSESSDATLADDDAEEQMLTQIGHTIETLLSAGAQPKDIAILVRSNHIIARIADHLMQQMPHVQLVSDEGFQLSSSLAVNLIIAALRVLAHPSDRLFLAHLATAYQCHILKDDSAVNRLFSPEADLASFLPPNFWLRRNELLSLPIHLIIEHIYRLFRLDTLQEQAAYVCTFYDRLNRFLSDNTADLDAVLLEWDTDLKNRTIQSDVPNGIRLLTIHKSKGLEFAHVIVPFCDWKLEKPGGMLWCTPREAPFSEMPIIPVDFSAKKMQETIFEPDYRHEHLQNIVDNLNLLYVAFTRAGHNLFVYGKQGKQGDRSFLIGQCLQELQAHLPQSSLEETADGSLFFSFGSLSIEKMTSTSTEEAEDKNVFNVAATPLPVDIHVYDSRAQFRQSNRSAQFLSSDDPSDAATATSQSTYIQLGTILHAVFAQIRTLDDAPAVLRRLELEGVLYDNQITRPRLLEMLNSRLHDPRIQRWFAPGLQLFNECVILSVHPLTGQVVEHRPDRVVTDGRQLSVIDFKFGRPHPEHREQVIGYMSLLSRMGHTHITGYLWYVYSNEIIEIDDSVLSNL; this is translated from the coding sequence ATGCATACTTCCCTCACCATCTACAAGGCAAGTGCCGGCAGTGGAAAAACCTTTACGCTTGCCGTCAACTACATGAAAATTCTCATCCAGAATCCCCTCAGTTTCCGCAGCATCCTCGCTGTGACCTTCACCAACAAGGCCACCGAGGAGATGAAGCTTCGCATTCTCAGTCAGCTCTACGGATTGTCGAAGAAGCTGCCCACCTCGCAGCCCTATCTCGACAAAATCACCACCGAACTGCACCTATCCGCCGACATCGTCTCTCATCGTGCCGAGCAAGTCCTCACTCATTTGTTGCACAACTACAATTACTTCCGCGTAGAGACCATCGACACCTTTTTTCAGAGCATTCTCCGCAATCTCTCCCGCGAGCTCGACCTCACAGCCAACCTGCGCGTCGGACTCAACGATCTTCAGGTAGAGCAGCAAGCCGTCGACGAGCTCATCGAGGGGCTCACCCTCCAGAGCAAAGAACTTACCTGGGTAATGTCATACATTCGGCAGAATATTTCCGACGACAAGAATTGGAATGTCATTGGGCAAATCAAACACTTTGGCGAAAACATCTTCCGCGACGTTTACAAAGAGAATTGGCAGACCATCAACGCCCTCATTTCCGACGATCAAGCTTTCGACCGATACGTCCACACCATCCGCGGCATCAAAACTGAGGCTCAGGCACAGCTTTCCGCCCTCGCCGCGGGTTTCGAGCAGATACTGACCGAAAACCACCTTGCCATTTCCGATTTCTCCTACAAAGAGTCAGGCGTTTGCAGCTATTTCCTCAAGCTCAAAAAAGGAATTTACAGCGAAATCGAACTGTTAAAGACCCGCGTTCTCGATGCCATGGAGCGGCCCGAGGCGTGGGTCTCCAAGAAAGATCAAAACGAGGACGCACCGCTTCTGATGCTGGTTCGCGAAGTACTATTTCCCTACCTGCAATCAGCCGAAAAGACGCGCCGTCGGCAAGCCCGCCTCTATCAATCCGCCGTGCTCACCTTGTGTCACCTCGACCAGCTCCGGCTCCTGGGAAAAGTTGAAGCCAAAGTGCGAGAACTCAACGAAACCGCCAACCGTTTCCTCCTTAGCGATACGCAGATGCTCCTTCATGCCCTTGTCCAAGACAGCGACACACCGTTTATCTTCGAAAAAATCGGAACGCAGCTTGAGCATATCATGATCGACGAATTTCAAGATACGAGCACCGTTCAGTGGAAAAATTTCAAAGTATTGCTTCGTGAATGCCTTAGTCGCAGCCATTCGAAAAGCCTGATTGTGGGGGATGTGAAGCAAAGCATTTATCGATGGCGGTCGGGCGATTGGCAATTGCTTAACAACATCGAAACACAGTTTCGCAATGCACCCTTTTCCTTCTCTGTCGAACAAATCACGACCAACTATCGTTCTCAACGCCACATCGTAGCCTTTAACAATGCCTTTTTCAAAACAGCTGCCGCCATCGAGCATCGACAGCTTGCCGACGAAGATGCAGATGGGGCTCTTCAATTGCAAACAGCCTATGAAGACGTAGAACAATCCCTTCCACCAGGCCGCCCCGAGCAGGGACGTGTCGAAATTCGCCTTTTCAGCACCGACAAGACCCGCAAATCAGAGTCTTCCGATGCCACTCTCGCTGATGATGATGCCGAAGAGCAGATGCTGACCCAAATCGGGCACACCATCGAGACATTGCTTTCGGCAGGAGCACAACCCAAAGACATTGCTATCCTCGTGCGCAGCAATCACATCATCGCCCGCATTGCCGACCATCTCATGCAGCAGATGCCCCATGTGCAGCTTGTTTCCGACGAGGGTTTTCAACTTTCGTCTTCCTTAGCCGTGAATCTCATCATCGCCGCGCTTAGGGTGCTGGCCCATCCTTCTGATCGGCTCTTCTTAGCCCATTTGGCTACGGCCTATCAATGCCATATTCTGAAGGACGATTCTGCCGTCAATCGCCTCTTCTCTCCCGAGGCCGACCTGGCATCTTTTCTTCCGCCCAACTTCTGGCTCCGCCGCAACGAATTACTCTCGTTGCCCATTCACCTCATCATCGAGCACATCTATCGCCTCTTCCGTCTCGACACTCTTCAAGAGCAGGCCGCTTATGTCTGTACGTTTTACGACCGTCTGAATCGATTCCTCTCCGACAACACAGCCGATCTCGATGCCGTGCTCCTCGAGTGGGACACCGATCTTAAAAATCGCACCATCCAAAGCGATGTTCCCAACGGCATTCGCCTCCTCACCATCCACAAGAGCAAAGGACTGGAGTTTGCCCACGTCATCGTGCCCTTCTGCGACTGGAAGCTCGAAAAACCCGGAGGCATGCTTTGGTGCACTCCACGCGAGGCTCCTTTTTCCGAGATGCCGATCATCCCCGTAGATTTCTCTGCCAAAAAGATGCAGGAAACCATCTTTGAACCCGATTATCGGCACGAACATCTGCAAAACATCGTCGACAATCTCAATTTGCTCTACGTGGCCTTTACTCGCGCCGGCCACAACCTCTTTGTCTATGGCAAACAGGGCAAGCAGGGCGACCGTTCTTTTCTCATCGGGCAATGTTTGCAAGAGCTCCAAGCCCATTTGCCGCAGAGCAGCTTGGAAGAGACAGCCGATGGCAGTCTTTTCTTCTCTTTCGGTTCGCTCAGCATCGAAAAAATGACCTCCACATCCACCGAAGAAGCCGAAGACAAAAATGTTTTCAATGTAGCGGCCACACCTCTGCCCGTCGACATCCATGTATACGACAGTAGAGCCCAATTCCGCCAGAGCAACCGAAGTGCGCAGTTTCTCAGTAGCGACGATCCATCGGATGCTGCTACCGCTACGTCGCAATCGACCTATATCCAACTGGGCACCATCCTACACGCCGTATTTGCACAGATACGCACACTGGACGATGCACCCGCCGTGCTGCGCCGACTCGAACTCGAAGGTGTTCTCTACGACAATCAGATCACCCGACCCCGATTGCTCGAAATGCTCAACAGCAGACTTCACGATCCGCGCATACAACGTTGGTTTGCCCCTGGTTTACAGCTCTTCAACGAGTGTGTTATTCTCTCAGTCCATCCCCTTACAGGGCAGGTGGTAGAACATCGCCCCGACCGCGTGGTGACCGATGGTCGGCAACTCTCGGTTATCGATTTTAAGTTCGGACGCCCACATCCCGAACATCGCGAGCAAGTCATCGGCTATATGTCTCTGCTTTCCCGCATGGGGCACACCCATATTACCGGTTATCTTTGGTATGTTTATAGCAACGAGATTATAGAAATCGACGATTCTGTCCTTTCCAATCTTTAA
- a CDS encoding LolA-like putative outer membrane lipoprotein chaperone yields the protein MLKKILFLTAFFALSFIGLRAQTNAEARKVLDRTAAVLSHRGGATASFQLSNRRLGTLSGTLSIKGNKFLARTSKATVWFNGRTQWSYLAATNEVNISNPTPAQISAMNPYTFIHLYKSGYTLSMKRVGSNYRVHLQAQKSAAVISELYILVNAATYRPREVKMKRNGEWTVITVSNLQQRKLSDALFTFNAKEFPTAEVIDLR from the coding sequence ATGTTGAAGAAAATATTGTTTCTGACGGCCTTTTTCGCCTTGTCTTTCATCGGTCTTCGAGCTCAGACAAACGCCGAAGCTCGCAAAGTGCTCGACCGAACTGCTGCTGTTCTCTCTCATCGCGGTGGAGCTACAGCTTCTTTCCAACTCTCCAACCGCCGTCTTGGCACTCTTTCCGGCACCCTTTCTATTAAAGGGAACAAATTCCTCGCTCGCACTTCCAAAGCCACCGTGTGGTTCAATGGAAGAACGCAATGGAGCTATCTTGCTGCTACGAACGAGGTGAATATCAGTAATCCCACTCCTGCGCAAATCTCAGCGATGAATCCCTACACTTTCATCCACCTCTATAAGAGTGGATATACTCTGTCGATGAAGCGCGTCGGGAGTAATTATCGAGTGCATCTGCAAGCGCAGAAGAGTGCCGCCGTCATCTCCGAACTCTATATTTTGGTGAATGCCGCTACTTACAGACCTCGAGAAGTGAAGATGAAGCGCAATGGCGAATGGACCGTGATCACCGTGAGCAATTTGCAACAGCGAAAACTCTCCGACGCTCTTTTTACTTTCAACGCCAAAGAATTCCCTACAGCCGAAGTCATCGACCTGCGATGA
- a CDS encoding DUF5686 family protein, with protein sequence MKTTLAYFLSTLLLCSANKVLANEVPDTLMLNRIFGYARTIATVSSDAVVHSYTRYTVDIQCKNFSLLAVPSLFAMARKGQRRFMGESYQQLSPGNNKTFLSYTSLPHHGNIMPTVMRYLVPHIYNVTIVDRYLLSPFNIQNKSFYRYRFLSWTHDRVILAFTPKVDNTQLVRGNAVVDRSSGRVLTCHMEGEYDMLRFQLEVVPGTQGAETLLARECLLTSTFKFLGNRIVSTYRAQYGIPSVDTTLIDPRRPVASAGQLRTDTLSRFEEELYRRILRDETARDSVPQAEGRHRRNGFWRVLGDCLIDRISSNFGAADQGYFRISPILNPFYMGYSRSRGFTYKTDVRGSYNFSSSTELSLRMKAGYSVREQRLYFHLPVTFFYDKRHNFYSQIELGTGNRISSTTIAERIGADKLDSLRRAQNDLYLFKDRYVRFATHYDFSSRWSLQVGFVFHKRTAVDKRAFRQVGMPEVYRSFAPSFEVQYRPLGWKGAAITIDYERSLKNILHSNTEYARWEIDAQYLRPLTRLRAISLRLGTGFYTQKASRAYFLDYSNFRENNIPGGWNDGWSGEFELLDANWYNTSNYYARANFTYETPLLALSWLPFFGHYIEMERLYLSALSVKELTPYFECGYGFTTRLFSIGLFVSNRNGRFNGFGCKFGFELFRHW encoded by the coding sequence TTGAAAACAACACTTGCCTATTTTCTCTCAACTCTCCTGCTGTGTTCAGCCAATAAGGTTCTGGCAAACGAGGTTCCCGACACGTTGATGCTGAACCGTATCTTTGGTTATGCTCGCACCATAGCCACTGTTTCGAGTGACGCAGTCGTACATTCGTATACCCGCTACACGGTAGACATCCAGTGCAAAAACTTCTCGCTCCTGGCCGTTCCCTCTCTATTTGCCATGGCGCGCAAGGGGCAACGGCGGTTTATGGGCGAAAGCTACCAGCAACTCTCTCCGGGAAACAACAAAACTTTCCTCTCCTACACCTCTCTCCCGCATCATGGCAATATCATGCCCACAGTGATGCGCTATTTAGTTCCGCACATCTACAATGTCACTATTGTTGACCGTTATCTCCTTTCACCTTTCAACATACAGAACAAATCGTTCTACCGTTACCGCTTCCTCTCCTGGACGCACGACAGAGTAATCCTCGCATTCACGCCGAAAGTTGATAACACGCAGTTAGTGAGGGGCAATGCCGTTGTCGACCGCTCTTCGGGCCGAGTGCTCACCTGTCATATGGAAGGAGAATACGACATGCTGCGTTTTCAGCTCGAAGTCGTTCCTGGCACGCAGGGAGCCGAAACCCTCCTCGCCCGTGAATGCCTGCTCACCTCCACCTTCAAGTTTCTGGGCAATCGCATTGTCTCCACCTATCGGGCCCAATACGGCATCCCCTCCGTAGATACCACTTTGATTGACCCTCGCCGCCCCGTCGCCTCTGCGGGACAGCTGCGAACCGACACCCTTTCACGTTTCGAGGAAGAATTGTATCGGCGAATCCTTCGCGACGAAACAGCTCGCGACTCGGTTCCACAGGCAGAAGGCCGCCACCGTAGAAATGGATTCTGGCGCGTTTTGGGCGACTGTCTCATCGACCGTATCAGCTCCAACTTCGGCGCAGCCGATCAGGGCTACTTCCGCATCAGTCCCATCCTCAATCCTTTTTATATGGGCTATAGCCGCAGCCGAGGTTTTACCTACAAAACTGATGTGCGCGGCAGCTACAACTTCTCATCTTCTACGGAACTCTCGCTCCGCATGAAGGCAGGCTACTCCGTGCGTGAGCAACGCCTCTACTTCCATCTCCCCGTCACCTTTTTCTACGACAAACGCCACAATTTCTACTCGCAGATAGAGCTTGGCACGGGAAACCGAATCTCCAGCACGACGATCGCCGAGCGCATCGGAGCCGATAAGCTCGACTCGCTACGTCGGGCACAAAACGACCTCTATCTTTTCAAAGACCGATACGTTCGATTCGCCACCCACTACGATTTCTCCAGTCGATGGAGCCTGCAAGTCGGTTTCGTCTTCCACAAACGCACCGCCGTAGACAAACGCGCCTTCCGCCAAGTAGGAATGCCCGAGGTCTACCGCTCCTTTGCCCCATCTTTCGAGGTACAATATCGCCCCCTGGGTTGGAAAGGAGCAGCCATTACGATAGATTATGAGCGCAGCTTAAAAAACATCCTGCATTCCAACACAGAATATGCACGCTGGGAGATCGATGCCCAATATCTCCGACCTCTCACCCGTCTGCGCGCCATCTCCCTGCGTCTCGGAACGGGTTTCTACACGCAAAAAGCCTCGCGAGCCTATTTCTTAGATTATTCCAACTTTCGCGAGAACAACATCCCCGGCGGCTGGAACGACGGCTGGTCGGGCGAGTTCGAGTTGCTCGACGCCAATTGGTACAACACCTCCAACTACTATGCCCGGGCCAATTTCACCTACGAAACGCCGCTTTTGGCCCTGAGTTGGCTCCCCTTCTTCGGCCATTACATCGAGATGGAACGTCTCTACCTCAGTGCCCTTTCCGTTAAAGAGCTCACCCCCTATTTCGAGTGCGGTTACGGCTTTACCACCCGTCTATTTTCCATCGGTCTCTTCGTTTCCAACCGAAATGGCCGTTTCAACGGCTTCGGTTGTAAGTTCGGCTTCGAATTATTCAGGCATTGGTAG